A DNA window from Novosphingobium sp. RL4 contains the following coding sequences:
- the grpE gene encoding nucleotide exchange factor GrpE, translated as MTDDKTQPPEGQTVDPAIAEELKGVPEDMIDSGKDSGEIAKLREEIEVAKQDALYARAETQNVRRRLEKDIADTRAYAATGFARDILSVADNLTRALSAIPAELREDEKLKSLVAGIEATGREIEKAFTNHGISRIAAMGLPLDPNQHQAMIEIPSADAEPGTVVQELQAGYMIKDRLLRPAMVAVAKKPD; from the coding sequence ATGACTGACGACAAGACCCAGCCGCCAGAGGGTCAAACTGTAGATCCCGCGATCGCGGAAGAACTGAAGGGCGTGCCCGAAGACATGATCGACAGTGGTAAGGACAGCGGTGAAATCGCGAAGCTTCGCGAGGAAATCGAAGTCGCCAAGCAGGACGCGCTCTATGCGCGCGCCGAGACACAGAACGTGCGTCGCCGTCTCGAAAAGGACATTGCGGACACGCGCGCCTATGCGGCGACCGGTTTTGCCCGCGATATCCTTTCGGTTGCGGACAATCTGACGCGGGCGCTCTCGGCGATCCCCGCCGAACTGCGCGAGGACGAGAAGCTGAAGAGCCTGGTCGCCGGTATCGAGGCCACTGGCCGTGAGATCGAAAAGGCGTTCACGAACCACGGCATCAGCCGCATCGCGGCGATGGGCCTGCCGCTAGACCCCAACCAGCATCAGGCGATGATCGAGATTCCCTCGGCCGACGCGGAACCCGGCACTGTCGTGCAGGAGCTCCAGGCGGGCTACATGATCAAGGATCGCCTCCTGCGCCCGGCCATGGTCGCCGTCGCAAAGAAGCCTGACTGA
- the dnaJ gene encoding molecular chaperone DnaJ, giving the protein MSATEIDYYELLEVERSADDKTIKSSYRRLAMRYHPDKNPGCDDSEARFKQISEAYDCLKDPQKRAAYDRYGHAAFQQGMGGGGHAGGAEFGDIGDIFESIFGSAFGGGGRQQARRGADLRYDMEVSLDEAFHGKQTEITIEVSQSCEPCGGSGAEPGTGKRACNMCAGHGKVRAQQGFFVVERTCPTCHGRGEVIEKPCRSCGGEGRVDKPQTLQVDIPPGVDSGTRIRLSGKGEAGPFGAPPGDLYIFLHVKRHRVFERDGTTLLTRVPITFTTAALGGSIEIPNIDGDPITIDIPAGIQSGKQLRKRGAGMPVLQGRGRGDLVVEISVETPTKLSARQKELLRELQATETGDECPQSKGFFDRIKEAWNDLTE; this is encoded by the coding sequence GTGTCAGCTACCGAAATCGACTATTACGAACTGCTTGAAGTAGAGCGCAGCGCCGACGACAAGACTATCAAGTCGTCATATCGCCGGCTCGCGATGCGCTATCATCCCGACAAGAATCCGGGGTGCGACGATTCCGAAGCGCGCTTCAAGCAGATCAGCGAGGCATACGATTGCCTCAAGGACCCCCAGAAGCGGGCTGCCTACGACCGTTATGGTCATGCGGCGTTCCAGCAGGGAATGGGCGGTGGCGGTCATGCCGGTGGCGCCGAGTTCGGCGACATCGGAGACATCTTCGAATCCATCTTCGGCAGTGCCTTCGGTGGCGGCGGTCGGCAGCAGGCGCGTCGCGGCGCCGATCTGCGCTATGACATGGAAGTCAGCCTCGACGAGGCGTTCCATGGCAAGCAGACCGAAATCACCATCGAAGTGTCGCAGAGCTGTGAGCCTTGCGGCGGTTCTGGCGCCGAACCGGGCACAGGCAAGCGCGCGTGCAACATGTGCGCGGGCCACGGCAAGGTTCGTGCCCAGCAGGGCTTCTTCGTGGTGGAGCGCACTTGCCCGACCTGTCACGGCCGGGGCGAAGTGATCGAGAAGCCATGCCGCTCCTGCGGCGGTGAAGGGCGCGTGGACAAGCCGCAGACCTTGCAGGTCGACATCCCGCCAGGAGTCGATTCGGGCACGCGCATTCGCTTGTCCGGCAAAGGCGAGGCCGGGCCTTTCGGCGCGCCTCCCGGAGATCTCTACATCTTCCTGCACGTCAAGCGTCACCGGGTGTTCGAGCGAGACGGAACGACACTGCTCACACGCGTACCGATCACCTTCACTACGGCAGCACTTGGTGGGTCGATCGAGATTCCGAACATCGACGGTGATCCGATCACGATCGATATTCCCGCGGGCATCCAGTCAGGCAAGCAACTGCGCAAGCGCGGTGCAGGCATGCCGGTGCTTCAGGGGCGCGGCCGCGGCGATCTCGTCGTCGAGATCAGCGTGGAAACACCGACCAAGCTCTCCGCTCGCCAGAAGGAATTGCTGCGCGAGCTTCAGGCAACCGAAACCGGCGATGAATGCCCGCAGTCCAAGGGCTTCTTCGACCGGATCAAGGAAGCCTGGAACGATCTGACCGAATGA
- the dnaK gene encoding molecular chaperone DnaK: MAKVIGIDLGTTNSCVAVMDGGKPKVIENSEGARTTPSIVAFTKDGERLIGQPAKRQAVTNGDNTIFAVKRLIGRRFDDPVTKKDTELVPYHIVKGKNGDAWVQAGGEDYSPSQISAFTLQKMKETAESYLGETVTQAVITVPAYFNDAQRQATKDAGQIAGLEVLRIINEPTAAALAYGLDKQDGKTIAVYDLGGGTFDVSILEIGDGVFEVKSTNGDTFLGGEDFDTKLVEWLADKFKAKEGMDLRSDKLALQRLKEAAEKAKIELSSTATTEVNLPFITARMEGGATTPLHLVETITRADLEKMVADLIQRTLEPCKKALADAGVSAKDIDDVVLVGGMTRMPKVREVVKDFFGKDPHTGVNPDEVVAMGAAIQAGVLQGDVKDVLLLDVTPLSLGIETLGGIMTKMIDRNTTIPTKKSQVYSTAEDNQQAVTIRVFQGEREMAQDNKMLGQFDLVGIPAARRGVPQIEVTFDIDANGIVNVSAKDKGTGKEQQIRIQASGGLSDNDIDQMVKDAEKFAEEDKKRREAAEAKNNADSLVHATEQQIVEHGDKIDAGLKAEVEAAIAATKAAIEGGEPAEITAKSQALTEVAMKMGQAIYEKEQASAASPEAAPAGGDDDVVDAEFSEVDENKG; this comes from the coding sequence ATGGCAAAAGTAATTGGTATCGACCTTGGCACCACCAACAGCTGCGTCGCCGTCATGGACGGCGGCAAGCCCAAGGTAATCGAAAATTCAGAAGGCGCCCGCACGACGCCCTCGATCGTCGCTTTCACCAAGGATGGTGAGCGCCTGATCGGGCAGCCGGCAAAGCGCCAGGCCGTGACCAACGGCGACAACACGATTTTTGCGGTAAAGCGCCTCATCGGCCGCCGCTTCGACGATCCGGTGACCAAGAAGGACACCGAGCTGGTTCCGTACCACATCGTCAAGGGCAAGAACGGTGACGCCTGGGTCCAGGCCGGCGGCGAAGACTACAGCCCGTCGCAGATCTCGGCCTTCACTCTGCAGAAGATGAAGGAAACCGCCGAATCGTACCTCGGCGAGACCGTGACGCAGGCCGTCATCACCGTGCCCGCCTACTTCAACGACGCACAGCGCCAGGCGACCAAGGACGCCGGCCAGATCGCCGGTCTGGAAGTGCTGCGCATCATCAACGAACCGACCGCGGCTGCACTGGCCTACGGCCTCGACAAGCAGGACGGCAAGACGATCGCCGTTTATGACCTTGGCGGAGGTACCTTCGACGTTTCGATCCTCGAAATCGGCGACGGCGTGTTCGAAGTGAAGTCGACCAACGGCGACACGTTCCTGGGCGGTGAAGACTTCGACACCAAGCTGGTTGAATGGCTGGCCGACAAGTTCAAGGCCAAGGAAGGCATGGACCTGCGCAGCGACAAGCTCGCCCTGCAGCGCCTGAAGGAAGCGGCCGAGAAGGCGAAGATCGAACTGTCGTCCACCGCGACGACCGAGGTCAACCTGCCCTTCATCACCGCACGCATGGAAGGCGGCGCCACGACCCCGCTGCATCTCGTGGAGACGATCACCCGCGCCGACCTTGAAAAGATGGTTGCGGACCTCATTCAGCGCACGCTCGAGCCCTGCAAGAAGGCTCTGGCTGACGCCGGCGTCTCGGCCAAGGACATCGACGATGTCGTGCTGGTTGGCGGTATGACCCGCATGCCCAAGGTCCGTGAAGTCGTGAAGGACTTCTTCGGCAAGGATCCGCACACCGGCGTGAACCCTGACGAAGTCGTCGCCATGGGCGCCGCGATCCAGGCCGGCGTGCTTCAGGGCGACGTCAAGGACGTGCTGCTGCTGGACGTGACCCCGCTGTCGCTGGGTATCGAGACGCTGGGCGGCATCATGACCAAGATGATCGACCGTAACACGACGATCCCGACCAAGAAGAGCCAGGTCTACTCTACCGCCGAGGACAACCAGCAGGCGGTGACCATCCGCGTGTTCCAGGGCGAGCGCGAGATGGCGCAGGACAACAAGATGCTCGGCCAGTTCGACCTGGTGGGCATTCCGGCCGCGCGCCGGGGCGTGCCGCAGATCGAAGTCACTTTCGACATCGACGCGAACGGCATCGTCAACGTTTCGGCCAAGGACAAGGGCACTGGCAAGGAGCAGCAGATCCGCATCCAGGCATCGGGCGGTCTGTCGGACAACGACATCGACCAGATGGTCAAGGATGCCGAGAAGTTTGCCGAGGAGGACAAGAAGCGTCGCGAGGCTGCCGAGGCCAAGAACAACGCCGACAGCCTCGTCCATGCGACCGAGCAGCAGATCGTCGAACATGGCGACAAGATCGACGCCGGCCTGAAGGCGGAAGTCGAAGCGGCCATCGCCGCGACCAAGGCCGCGATCGAAGGCGGTGAGCCCGCCGAGATCACTGCCAAGTCGCAGGCTCTGACCGAAGTCGCGATGAAGATGGGTCAGGCCATCTACGAGAAGGAGCAGGCCTCTGCCGCTTCTCCGGAAGCCGCTCCGGCCGGTGGTGACGACGATGTCGTCGACGCCGAATTCTCGGAAGTCGACGAAAACAAGGGCTGA
- a CDS encoding iron-sulfur cluster assembly scaffold protein has protein sequence MSTAVLYTPEVLGLAVQLAGHPWDEALSLKAEARSQSCGSTIALGLDLDAEGRIVHVGVRSQACAIGQAAAAIFSDAAIGRTSAQVHDAAAKITRWLAGEEGLPDWPGFVLIAAARDYPARHGAVMLPWKAATQVLPIG, from the coding sequence ATGTCGACGGCAGTGCTCTATACGCCAGAAGTCCTGGGGCTAGCCGTTCAATTGGCGGGCCACCCCTGGGACGAAGCACTGTCGCTGAAGGCAGAGGCGCGCTCGCAAAGCTGCGGCAGCACGATCGCGCTGGGTCTCGACCTGGACGCTGAAGGCAGGATCGTGCACGTGGGGGTCCGCAGCCAGGCCTGCGCGATCGGACAGGCTGCCGCTGCAATTTTTTCAGACGCTGCAATCGGCCGGACTTCTGCACAAGTGCATGATGCGGCTGCGAAAATTACACGGTGGTTGGCGGGTGAGGAAGGTCTTCCCGATTGGCCCGGCTTTGTTTTGATCGCTGCTGCGCGTGATTATCCGGCACGCCATGGTGCGGTCATGCTCCCTTGGAAGGCGGCGACGCAGGTTCTTCCCATCGGCTGA
- the radA gene encoding DNA repair protein RadA — MAKPKRRYVCQSCGGVSSRWQGQCADCGEWNTLVEDAPQTVFSSKHDLSSGGRPIQFTPLDAPGELPKRRASGYAEFDRALGGGLVPGSAILMGGDPGIGKSTLLLQASAHIANSGGSVVYVSGEEAAGQVRLRAERLGLSKSPILLASATSVRDILTTLGMMDAPALLVIDSIQTMHSDSIEGAPGTVSQVRGCAFELIRYAKENDVTLVLVGHVTKDGSIAGPRVLEHMVDVVMSFEGERSHQYRILRSLKNRFGPVDEIGVFAMEGAGLTEVGNPSMLFLSGRDQEMPGSAVFAAMEGTRPVLVEIQALIVRLQSGATPRRAVVGWDSGRMAMLLAVLEARCGLNFSSAEVYLNVAGGYRLADPAADLAVAAALVSALGDRPLPKNAVWFGEVSLAGEIRPVSHSSIRQRESAKLGFGRAIGPAGGAKAESAKDIDFTGLAMLPNLVDRILGDA; from the coding sequence ATGGCAAAGCCCAAACGTCGATATGTCTGCCAGTCCTGCGGGGGAGTTTCCAGCCGCTGGCAAGGCCAATGCGCCGATTGCGGCGAGTGGAACACATTGGTCGAGGATGCGCCGCAAACGGTGTTTTCGTCCAAGCATGATCTGTCTTCGGGCGGCCGTCCGATCCAGTTCACGCCGCTCGATGCCCCCGGCGAACTGCCCAAACGCCGCGCGAGTGGATATGCGGAATTCGACAGGGCTCTGGGCGGAGGTCTTGTCCCGGGCTCCGCCATCCTGATGGGCGGCGATCCGGGCATCGGCAAGTCGACGCTGTTGCTTCAGGCTTCCGCGCATATCGCAAACTCGGGTGGCAGCGTCGTCTATGTAAGTGGTGAAGAGGCGGCAGGGCAGGTCCGGCTGCGGGCGGAGCGGCTTGGCCTATCGAAATCCCCGATCCTGCTGGCTTCGGCAACTTCGGTACGGGACATTCTCACCACGCTGGGCATGATGGATGCGCCAGCCCTGCTGGTCATCGATTCGATCCAGACCATGCATTCCGATTCGATAGAGGGCGCTCCCGGCACAGTCAGCCAGGTGCGCGGCTGCGCGTTCGAATTGATCCGGTACGCCAAGGAAAACGACGTCACGCTCGTGCTGGTCGGTCACGTTACCAAGGATGGTTCAATCGCCGGTCCGCGCGTCCTTGAGCACATGGTCGACGTGGTAATGAGCTTCGAGGGTGAGCGTAGCCATCAGTACAGGATCCTGCGCAGCCTGAAGAACCGGTTCGGCCCGGTCGATGAGATCGGGGTCTTTGCCATGGAAGGGGCGGGTCTGACCGAAGTCGGCAATCCTTCCATGTTGTTCCTGTCCGGTCGCGATCAGGAAATGCCCGGGAGCGCGGTTTTCGCTGCCATGGAAGGCACGCGGCCTGTGCTGGTCGAAATCCAGGCGCTGATCGTGCGACTCCAGAGCGGGGCGACTCCGCGGCGTGCGGTAGTGGGGTGGGATTCGGGACGCATGGCGATGCTGCTTGCGGTTCTGGAAGCGCGCTGCGGGCTCAACTTTTCCAGTGCCGAAGTCTATCTGAACGTCGCCGGCGGCTATCGGCTTGCCGATCCGGCCGCCGATCTGGCCGTGGCTGCGGCGCTTGTTTCGGCACTGGGCGATCGCCCGCTACCGAAGAATGCCGTCTGGTTCGGCGAGGTTTCGCTGGCAGGAGAAATCCGGCCGGTTTCCCATTCATCTATCCGTCAGCGCGAATCGGCCAAGCTTGGATTCGGGCGCGCGATAGGTCCGGCAGGCGGTGCAAAAGCGGAATCCGCCAAGGACATCGACTTCACCGGACTTGCGATGCTGCCCAATCTCGTTGACCGTATCCTGGGGGATGCCTAG
- a CDS encoding patatin-like protein, producing MRQKELRIALVCYGGISLAVYMHGVTKELWKTLQASRAFWAGEEAPEGTARVYRRLLQRLEEGSNLRLRVLTDIVAGASAGGINSVFLSQAIHSGQSLEPLTELWLENADIDVLLDPEARARSQATKFWARPIVSYLLHRPGNAVSTSVAPETREEVREKLSRLIRSRWFEPPFSGIGLSRLLAGAFSAMERANAGPALLPHGHPINLFVTATDFKGHLETLRLHSPELVLESEHRLTIGFEALSGSANLAPMPELLLASRSTASFPGAFPPLQIEEIDNLVSELSLEWPDREAFFRRIMPEHSLRGDLDKVALIDGSVLNNAPFADAMAVLRDRPATREVDRRFVYIDPTPDRIGASIRRQKTAPGFFSTIFGSLSSIPREQPIRDNLEALERQSQEMATMRTIILALRPEIEETVDRLFGNTFFLDRPTPKRLAAWRNKAQLAALEQAGFAYHGYVQVKFSGIVATLARLVHEAAPDLGLSSSQPVVQRLHDHFTLSGLDRIEGLKGDGSPGMIGFFRSHDLAFRVRRLRLLARRVTQEWQQEASVTEAERDKAREAIYAALALYLDREPAAALGEDFPALAAGVFADPAAVVDHVWKARNLVEIDARVDVMLAEALADMPQALRRRVLLAYLGFPFYDTVTLPLLRGEGLTEFDPVRVDRISPEDCHMIRKGPVLRGTEFYNFGAFFSRAYRENDYLWGRLHGAERMVDLIASSLEGEHALSQGEMAAFKRDAFLAVLDEEKNRLTADPALLRDLREDVLRGG from the coding sequence ATGCGGCAAAAGGAACTGCGGATCGCGCTGGTCTGCTACGGTGGTATCAGTCTGGCCGTCTACATGCACGGCGTTACCAAGGAGTTGTGGAAGACCCTTCAGGCAAGCCGCGCGTTCTGGGCGGGCGAAGAAGCTCCCGAAGGAACCGCCCGCGTCTACCGACGATTGCTGCAGCGGCTGGAAGAAGGAAGCAACCTGCGACTACGGGTGCTGACGGATATCGTCGCCGGCGCGAGCGCGGGCGGGATCAACAGCGTGTTCCTTTCCCAGGCGATCCATTCAGGCCAGTCGCTCGAGCCGCTGACCGAACTCTGGCTGGAAAATGCCGATATCGATGTGCTGCTCGATCCCGAAGCGCGCGCACGGTCGCAGGCGACCAAGTTCTGGGCCAGACCGATCGTATCCTACCTGTTGCACCGCCCCGGCAACGCGGTGAGCACCAGCGTAGCGCCGGAAACACGGGAAGAAGTACGCGAGAAACTCTCGCGCCTGATCCGATCACGCTGGTTCGAGCCCCCCTTCAGCGGTATCGGCCTGTCACGATTGCTGGCGGGCGCTTTTTCGGCGATGGAACGCGCAAACGCGGGACCTGCGCTCCTTCCACACGGACACCCGATCAATCTGTTCGTCACCGCCACCGACTTCAAGGGCCACCTCGAAACCCTGAGGCTCCATTCCCCCGAGCTGGTGCTCGAAAGCGAACACCGACTGACTATCGGGTTCGAGGCTTTGTCGGGCTCGGCAAATCTCGCCCCCATGCCGGAGCTCCTGCTAGCCTCGCGTTCGACCGCTAGCTTTCCCGGCGCGTTCCCGCCTCTGCAGATCGAGGAAATCGACAATCTCGTGTCCGAACTGAGCCTTGAGTGGCCGGATCGCGAGGCGTTCTTCCGTCGCATCATGCCAGAGCACAGCCTGCGCGGAGATCTCGACAAGGTCGCACTGATCGACGGCTCCGTACTCAACAATGCACCGTTCGCCGATGCCATGGCCGTGCTGCGCGATCGTCCGGCAACGCGAGAAGTGGACCGACGCTTCGTCTACATAGATCCCACGCCCGATCGTATCGGCGCCTCGATACGCCGACAAAAGACGGCGCCCGGTTTTTTCTCGACGATCTTCGGCTCGCTTTCCTCGATTCCGCGCGAACAGCCTATCCGCGACAACCTCGAAGCGCTCGAGCGCCAGTCGCAGGAGATGGCGACGATGCGCACCATCATCCTCGCCCTGCGGCCCGAAATCGAGGAAACGGTAGATCGCCTGTTCGGCAATACCTTCTTCCTAGACCGGCCCACCCCGAAGCGGCTCGCGGCGTGGCGCAACAAGGCACAGCTCGCCGCCCTCGAACAGGCCGGTTTCGCCTATCACGGCTACGTTCAGGTCAAGTTCTCGGGCATTGTCGCGACATTGGCGCGACTGGTTCACGAGGCGGCGCCCGACCTTGGCCTGTCGTCCAGCCAACCTGTCGTCCAGCGTCTGCACGATCATTTCACGCTCAGCGGGCTGGATCGGATCGAAGGCCTCAAGGGAGACGGTTCTCCGGGAATGATCGGGTTCTTCCGCAGTCACGATCTCGCCTTCAGGGTGCGCCGCCTGCGGCTTCTGGCACGCCGCGTCACGCAGGAATGGCAGCAGGAAGCCAGCGTAACCGAGGCCGAGCGGGACAAGGCGCGCGAAGCGATTTACGCCGCGCTTGCGCTCTATCTCGACCGAGAGCCCGCCGCTGCACTGGGAGAAGATTTTCCAGCACTGGCCGCCGGTGTCTTTGCGGACCCTGCAGCCGTGGTCGATCACGTCTGGAAAGCTCGAAACCTGGTCGAGATCGATGCACGGGTAGATGTCATGCTGGCCGAGGCACTGGCCGACATGCCCCAAGCTCTGCGCCGGCGCGTGCTGCTCGCCTATCTGGGATTCCCGTTCTACGATACTGTAACCCTGCCGCTGCTGCGCGGCGAAGGGCTGACCGAGTTCGACCCGGTTCGCGTCGACCGCATCTCGCCCGAGGATTGCCACATGATCCGCAAGGGGCCGGTGCTGCGCGGAACCGAATTCTACAACTTCGGCGCCTTTTTCAGCCGCGCCTACCGCGAGAACGACTACTTGTGGGGAAGGCTCCACGGTGCGGAGCGTATGGTCGACCTGATCGCCTCCTCACTTGAAGGCGAACATGCACTCTCACAGGGCGAAATGGCCGCATTCAAGCGGGACGCCTTCCTTGCAGTGCTTGATGAGGAAAAGAACAGGTTGACCGCCGATCCGGCGCTGCTTCGCGACCTTCGCGAAGATGTTTTGCGGGGCGGCTAG
- a CDS encoding glycine zipper domain-containing protein, which yields MRKLILPILAAGAFSIAGCASNYAGEGALAGGALGAGVGAITGGDVGTGAAIGAAAGAVAGSTAKKHDGCYRYDRRGNRYWDRDC from the coding sequence ATGCGCAAGCTCATACTTCCCATCCTCGCCGCCGGGGCATTCAGCATCGCCGGTTGCGCCAGCAACTACGCGGGCGAAGGCGCCCTTGCCGGTGGCGCTCTCGGCGCGGGTGTCGGTGCCATTACCGGCGGCGACGTTGGCACCGGCGCGGCCATCGGTGCAGCGGCAGGCGCTGTTGCGGGCTCGACAGCAAAGAAGCACGACGGTTGCTACCGCTACGACCGCCGCGGGAACCGTTATTGGGACCGCGATTGCTGA
- a CDS encoding CvpA family protein, producing the protein MTGFDIAVLVFVGVGAATGFLRGFVQEILALGAWVFAVFAIRAFHEPVSLLLEPYSGTGSATPVLAFALLLLVPFFAVKLIAGWAGKRSRASVLGPIDRVLGFGFGAVKGMIIVVLAFSVLVLGYDTIWGAGGRPDWIKQARTYPFVNASSEALVKMIAERRHEAAASEAADN; encoded by the coding sequence ATGACCGGTTTCGATATTGCTGTTCTGGTGTTTGTCGGCGTGGGGGCCGCCACCGGGTTTCTTCGTGGTTTCGTGCAAGAGATACTGGCGCTGGGCGCCTGGGTCTTTGCGGTGTTTGCCATCCGCGCTTTCCATGAGCCGGTGTCGCTCCTGCTCGAGCCCTATTCCGGCACGGGATCGGCGACACCCGTCCTGGCATTCGCGCTTCTGCTGCTGGTTCCGTTCTTTGCCGTAAAGCTGATCGCAGGCTGGGCAGGCAAGCGGAGCCGCGCGTCGGTGCTTGGCCCGATCGATCGCGTGCTGGGTTTCGGTTTCGGGGCGGTGAAGGGCATGATTATCGTGGTTCTCGCGTTTTCGGTGCTGGTGCTTGGTTATGACACGATCTGGGGTGCAGGCGGCCGGCCGGACTGGATAAAGCAGGCGCGAACCTATCCGTTCGTCAACGCGAGTAGCGAAGCGCTCGTCAAGATGATTGCCGAACGCCGACACGAAGCCGCAGCAAGCGAAGCGGCAGACAATTGA
- a CDS encoding copper chaperone PCu(A)C, with translation MKPLRLLTLASAPALLFVLAACQQGEAPTSQETATQSAEGAVGPTAKPGISASDGHLVLPVVSGRPGAVYFSVRNDGPAAVKLIGVHVTGAGSAQMHKTDGGSMAAVDSLEIAPGAQVEFAPGGLHVMAFDIGESVKSSGTAELTLTFSDGDKLSMPLRVETMGGDMPGGGDMPGMNH, from the coding sequence GTGAAGCCGCTTCGTTTGCTGACCCTTGCCAGTGCCCCCGCCCTGCTTTTCGTGCTCGCCGCCTGCCAGCAGGGCGAAGCCCCAACGTCGCAGGAAACCGCCACACAGTCGGCTGAAGGCGCTGTCGGCCCAACGGCAAAGCCGGGCATCAGCGCAAGCGACGGGCACCTGGTCCTTCCCGTGGTAAGCGGCCGCCCGGGCGCGGTCTACTTCTCTGTGCGCAACGATGGTCCGGCCGCCGTGAAGCTTATCGGCGTACACGTCACGGGGGCAGGCAGCGCCCAGATGCACAAGACCGACGGCGGCAGCATGGCGGCTGTCGATTCGCTTGAAATCGCACCCGGTGCACAGGTCGAATTTGCACCCGGCGGCCTTCACGTCATGGCGTTCGACATCGGCGAAAGCGTGAAATCCAGCGGAACCGCTGAACTCACCCTCACCTTCTCCGATGGAGACAAGCTGTCGATGCCCTTGCGGGTGGAAACGATGGGCGGGGACATGCCCGGAGGCGGAGACATGCCGGGGATGAACCACTGA
- a CDS encoding vgr related protein, producing MAGLPLALPDSPCPPGGERKLTAGETALVRSIFGEAVDCRPVRIRRRRWFPFQPANVAMAPCGHIHFAGASDLYRDDFSDAPIGMQGLFIHEITHVWQAQQRGRWYLPLMRHPFCRYDYALRPGWTLARYGIEQQAEIVRHVFMLERGWQIPGAPPLASYRGILPFSA from the coding sequence ATCGCGGGCCTTCCACTCGCGCTCCCGGACAGCCCCTGCCCACCCGGAGGAGAGCGCAAGCTGACCGCCGGCGAAACGGCGCTAGTGCGCTCGATATTCGGAGAAGCGGTGGACTGCAGGCCCGTGCGCATCCGGCGCAGGCGGTGGTTTCCTTTCCAGCCCGCCAATGTGGCGATGGCGCCTTGCGGCCATATCCATTTCGCCGGCGCCTCGGACCTCTATCGCGATGATTTTTCAGACGCGCCGATTGGGATGCAGGGCCTCTTCATTCACGAAATCACGCATGTCTGGCAGGCGCAACAACGAGGTCGATGGTATCTTCCACTGATGCGCCACCCCTTCTGCCGCTACGATTATGCGCTGCGACCGGGCTGGACGCTCGCCAGGTACGGGATCGAACAGCAGGCGGAAATCGTGCGCCATGTCTTCATGCTCGAACGAGGCTGGCAAATTCCGGGCGCGCCGCCACTGGCCAGCTATCGCGGAATTCTTCCGTTTTCTGCCTGA